The genome window ATTTGACGAACGTCAAATCACTAATTGGTAGGCGCTACCAAGTATGTAGAAGGTGACATCCGTGTCTGACATGATGTATTTTGATCACGCAGCCACGACTCCCGTGCATCACAGGGTCGTGGAAGCGATGACCCCGTATTTGACGCAAGTATTTGGCAATCCCTCCAGTGTGCATGGTTTTGGGCGAGAGGCGCGCAAGGCATTGGAGGCGGCGAGAGACCAGATCGCCGCTTTCATGGATGCGGATCCGCAATCGCTCATTTTTACCGGAAGCGGAACGGAAGCTGACAATTTGGCGATCATCGGCGGTGCGATGGCCCAAAAAGAGCGCGGTCGTCATGTCATTACCTCGCAGGTGGAGCATCACGCGGTTCTGCATGCATGCGAATACCTGGAGCAAGCCGGCTTTGAAGTGACATACCTGCCTGTAGATGAGACCGGTTCTGTGCGTTTGGCAGATTTGAAGGAAGCGATTCGCCCAGATACGGTCCTCGTTTCCATCATGTACGGAAACAACGAAGTCGGCACGATCCAACCGATTGAAGAGATCGGCGCGTTTTTGCGCGAAAAAGGGATCATCTTCCACACCGATGCGGTTCAGGCGTTTGGGGTGCTGCCCGTACGCGTGAGACAGCTGCCAGTGGATATGCTGTCTGTCTCTGCTCACAAGATCAATGGCCCTAAAGGGGTAGGCGCTTTGTACGTAGCCAAAAAGGTGCCGCTATCACCGATCATGCACGGGGGCTCCCAAGAGAGGAAGCGACGTGCAGGCACAGAAAACCTCGCCGGGATCGTTGGATTTGCCGAAGCGACAAGAGTTACTTCAGAGGAAATGGATGATCGTGTCTCCAAGTACAGACGGATGAAAGAAGAGATGGAGGCTGTCTGGAAGGAAGCGGGCATCGCTTATCAGATCAATGGACACCCTGAAAGAGTGTTACCTCATGTCTTTAATGTCAGCTTTATCGGTGTACATACCGAAACCATGCTGATGAATCTGGACCTGGTCCGTATAGCTGCATCCAGTGGTTCGGCTTGTACATCGGGTTCACTCGAGCTGTCTCACGTCCTCACCGCCATGAATCTGGATGAAAGCATCGCGACATCTGCGATTCGTTTCAGCTTTGGCATCACCAATACGATCGAAGAAGCGAAGAAGGCCGCTCAAGCTGTGGCAAGCATTGTGAAGCGCCTGGTGAAATGAGCGTAGTTTACTCAGTGAGAACAGAAGACTGTTGAAAATAAACCGTTTGGGAGAATCCAGAGCCCAAGCGGTTTTTTGCGTCAAAAGGTAGGTAAACAGCCACTTCCAAAAGGGGGGAGGGATGCTCCCACGTCGACCACTACGATCACTGGATAAGCAAAAGCAAAAAACCAGCGAGTGTACTCGTTGGTTTTTTCACTTTTGTGAAAGAACGACCTCGCGAATTGTGGTTGATTATGGAAAATGATACACTTGTATGCAGCTGCATGTGACAATAGAACTATTGCTTCAGCCTCAAAAAGGAGAGGGATTTATGTTCATCAAGGGTATCTCCATTCGTTTTAAACTCGTTATCACCATACTGATCATCACGATGGTCCCGTTGATGACAGTCGGCTATTTGCAGTTTGAAAATGCCCGCAAGGCCGTCTATGAGCTTACCGTGACCGATTTGCAATACATAACGGACATGAAGACAAGAGAGCTGGCTCCATACACACAGGACGCCTCCGTGTTTGAAGGAAACAAACAGAAAATTAGTGAAATCATCGGCGAAGTGGCAGAGAGATATTACAAGCCGAATGGGATGAACGGCTATGCCTACATTATCGATGCGCAAGGCGTTGCGATCGTCCATCCAGATCCCTCAGTCCAAAACACCTCGCTCGCGCAAGAAGAGTTCACCAAAGAGATCTTGGCGAAAAAGAAAGGATGGCTGGAATACGATTTTCAGGGAGCGACCAAGCTCACCGTCTTTGAGGAGCTTCCCAACGGTTGGATCTTGGTCATCGGAAGTTTCCAGAATGATTTGCTAAAAACAATTGAGAGCAGCCGCATGCTCATGTTTTTGCTCAATCTGGCCAGTGCCATCATTGCTTTGGTTGTGGGAATTTTTATCGTCAACAAACTGGTCCGTCCGCTAAAAGAACTGGTAGCCGTCATGAAGGAAGCAGAGTCGGGTAATTTGACTGGTGTCGTGCAGGTGAGATCCCGCGATGAAATCGGTGCTCTGTCCGCCATGTACAATGAAATGATGGGTGGCTTCCGCAGAATGCTGCAGGAGGTGCAGCACGTCTCCCAGCAGGTGGCGGCTTCCTCTGAAGAGCTGACGGCAAGTGCCTCCGAAAGCGCACGAGCCTCCGAGCAAATTTCTGCGGCGTCTTCGGAAATCGCCAGCGGATCCGATCAGCAAAAACGAGCTGTGCTGGATACCACTCATTTTCTGCACCGAATCGGAAACGATATTGGAGAGATCGCCGAGTCGACCGATCATGTCAGCACCGATGCGAGCCAAGCGTTTCAGCTGGCCAAAGGTGGAGAGGGCAAGCTGAAAAAACTGGTGGAGGAAATGGATCAGATCACGAGCCATGTACGCCAAACGGAGCAGGTCATAAGGGAGCTCGGGCTGCAATCGGAAAAAATCATGGGAATCATCACGATCATTCGCCAGATATCCGATCAGACCAATCTGCTCGCACTGAATGCCGCGATTGAAGCCGCACGGGCCGGCGAGCAAGGACGGAGCTTTGCTGTAGTCGCACAGGAAGTACGCAAGCTGGCGGAACAATCCGGACAGGCAGCTGAAGAAATCGCGAGCTTGATTCATACGACGCATCAGGAAATACGGGATGCTGTCACCGCGATGGAAGCGACTACCGAGGCCGTACAGGAAGGCAGAGGAGGCGTCGCGTCCGCAGGTGAAAGCTTCCAGCAAATCCTGATTGCCGTGCAGGATGTAAGCAATCAGGTAAATCGGATGAATGAAGCCGCGAGGGCCATTCATCACGATACGGAGAAGCTGGTAGGAAACGCTGACCATATCGCCAGCTTGGCCGATACAGCAGCGCGCGATACGCAGGAAGTGGCGGCCGCCTCTGAGGAGCAGACAGCGACGACAGAGGAGATGACTGCGGCGGCCGAGACCTTGGCGGAAATGGCGGAACGGTTGTCAGAACAGGTAAAACGATTTACAATCTAACAAGAGTTGAAGGTAGAATCCACTTTGTTCGAAAGTGGATTTTTTCCTTCCCAAGGGTGTTTCTCTCGGGAATGAGCTGGGTAAGGAGGAGTAAGGGATGGACGAACAGCAGACAATCTCCTTGTTTGCCGAGACATACATACGCGGATTTCTCGCACAAGAAATTTTTTACAATGAAGAAACGTGGTACGGAGTGATTCGTCTTAAAATTGAAGAGACAACCGAAAACTTCAAGGATTCGGAGGTAATCATCGTCGGCAACTTTCCGCGACCTCATCCGGATGAGCTCTATACCTTTTACGGAGAGTGGAAGACGCATGCCCGCTTTGGCCAGCAATACGTAGCCAGACGCTACGAGCGGGAGACTCCGAAGACGCTCGCGGGTGTGGAGCGTTATTTGGCGAGCGGACTCTTTCAAGGAATCGGGAAGAAGATGGCAAAAAGAATCGTGGAACAGCTGGGGATCGATGCTCTGTCCATCATTGCCGATTATCCGGAACGCTTGGCAGAGGTGCAGGGGATCTCTGAATCACGTGCCAAGATTATTTATGAATCTGTCATCGAGCACCGCTCCCTGGAGAGTGCGATGGTCTTTCTGTACGATTTTGGCATCGGCGTCAACATGGCGCTGCGCATTTACCAGACGTATAAGCTGGAAACCATGACCGTGCTCAAGGAAGAGCCCTACCGTCTCATTGAAGATGTGCAAGGGATCGGTTTCAAACGCGCGGATGATATCGCGCGGTCAACGGGAATCGCCGCGTCATCCGAAGAACGGGTAAAAGCAGCTGCCTTGTTCACTTTGCAGGAGGCTTCGTATTCGGAAGGGCATGTGTATCTTCCGGTGGACGAGCTTTGCGAAAAAACGATGAGATTATTAGACGAGTGTGGCGGCCATGCCTTTGCCGCCGAAGAGATCACTTTGGCGGTAGAAGGGTTGTTCGTCGCAAGCAAAATCGCATGGGAAGACGATCGGGCGTACCTGCCCTCCTTGTTTTTCGCAGAGCTGGGCTTGGCGAAACGGCTCCGTCATTTTTCGAGCAGGGATCAGTTCGCATCATTTCCTGCTTCGGAGTTTTATCGAGCCATCGGGGCTGTCGAGGATGAGTTGGCCATCACCTATGCACAGACGCAGCGGGACGCCATTGAACAGGCCGTCACGTCAGGGCTGATGCTGCTTACCGGTGGTCCGGGTACGGGGAAGACGACGGTCATCAGAGGGATCTGTCGCGTGTTTTCGCAGCTGCACGGCTTGTCTCTGGATTTGAAAAAATACGGCGAAGACAATCCGTTTCCCATCGTGCTGGTTGCACCCACTGGTCGCGCGGCCAAACGGATGACCGAGACGACCGGGCTACCGGCAATGACGATTCATCGTTTGCTTGGCTACAAAGGGGAGAGCTTTGAGCACGATGCGGAACATCCGATCAAAGGTCGCCTCTTGATCATCGATGAGATGTCGATGGTCGATATTTGGCTGGCCAATCAGCTGTTCAGGGCGATACCCGACGAGATGCAGGTCATCATGGTGGGGGATCCGGATCAGCTGCCGTCTGTCGGTCCAGGAAACGTGCTGCAGGATATGATTCGCTCCGGCCTCTTGCCCTTGGTGCAGCTGACAGAAATCTACCGGCAAGCAGAAGAGTCCACGATTATCCGCTTGGCGCACGACGTGAGAAAAGGGAATGTACCTTTGGACTTGCTGAAAACCACTCCGGATCGGCGATTTTTCACAAGTTCGCCACAAGATGTACCGGAAGCAGTGAAACAAATTTGCTCCGGGGCCGTAAAAAAAGGATATACGGCAAAAGATGTACAAGTTCTGGCCCCATTTATAAAGGAAATGCCGGCGTAAACCGGCTGAACGAAGAGCTGCAGGAGCTGTTTAATCCAAAGACTCCCAGAAGCGGCAAGTGACGTTTGGAGAAACGGCATTCCGCACGGGTGACAAAGTCCTGCAGCTGGTGAACAATGCCGAAGAACAGGTGTTCAACGGTGATATGGGTGAGATTGTTGCGATTTTTTTCCCAAACGAAAACGCAGAGAACGAAGAGATGCTGGTCGTATCCTTTGACGGCCGGGAAGTGACGTACAAGCGCTCGGCGTATCATCAGCTGACGCTGGCGTACTGTTGCTCCGTCCATAAGTCACAAGGAAGCGAATTTCCGATTGTAGTGATGCCGTTTGTCAAAAGCTATTACCGGATGCTCCGGCGCAAGCTGGTTTACACAGGAATTACCCGGAGCAAATCTTTCCTCATCATGTGCGGCGAGCCAGACGCGTTTCGCGCAGCCGTGGAGACGGATGAAGAAGGAGTTCGGTACAGCTACCTGGAAGAGCGGCTTCGGCAAGGATGAGTTTGGAACCTTTTGCGTCGAATGACCCCCATCGAATCGCCAGATACTAATAGGGCGGAAGGGGGATGTCCCACATGCGCAAGGCAATGGATGTAGTTGGCTTGCCCGTCGTTTGCCTGCAAACAGGAGAGACGATCGGTACCGCCCGTGACATTCTTTGTGACTCCACTTGGCATGTACGAGGAGTCTTGCTGAGCGAACAGGGCTGGTTCCATTCAGGTACCTACATTCCTGCCGAACGGATTCATGCGGTAGGTGAGTCCTGCCTTACCGTATCGGGTAAAGACGCAATCACGCCCTTGCCTCATCTCGCCGGTCTGCAACCTGTCGGCTTCGTGACGGGAAAGACAAAGTTAAAAGGAAAAGCGGTCATTACCGCTTCTGGAGAACTCCTGGGCAGATTGGAAGACGTTTACTTTTCTGCGAACTGGGAGAAACTTGTAGGGTACGAACTGTCCAATGGCTGGATTGCGGATGTCACGGAGGGGCGAAAACGCCTGCCAGCACCGTATTCCGTCATCGTCGGGGAAGAAAACCTGATCGTGCCGGACTTTTGTTCGTAGCCAGGCGTGAAAGGGAGGTTTTGCGTGATGCGTGTCATTTGCCCGAACTGCAGTTCCAAAGATGTAGGGAAGATTGGTACCAATCAGTACTACTGCTGGAATTGCTTTATAGAGATGAGTGTTGCAGGGGAACAGATCGCTTCTGTCTACCAAGTAGAGGAAGATGGATCGCTGCATTCGCTCAATGATCTGTTTATCGAGGATCAAACGGTTACTGCTCAATTGAATATGTAGCTCACTTGAGCGACCAAAACTACTGGAGGTGGCACGCTTGATCGTAAGAAGCCTGTTGCGCATCCTAGCAACTAGTGGAATCGTGGCCGTCGTCGGATATCTGATGTCTCCACGTCGTCGTCGCAGTCGATTTTCCTTATTCATGAATCGATTGCCCTTCTCCATGCGAGACATGCAGCGCATGATGAAAACAGGTCGAAAGCTGATGCGTGCCGTCGCTCGTTAGTTTGGAAATTTTATCTGGAAAGCTGACGCCTGTCATTTTGGCGTCAGCTTTTTTGCAATAAAAAACACCTCCTGCAAAGATCCGCTCTGCAAGAGGTGTTTGGCGTTTTTATCGGAATGGGCAAGCTTTCAAGCTTATGATTGTTCCGCCAGTCGTTTTTGCTTCTGACTTTTCATGCGACCTGTCAACAGGACACCAACCACGACTGCAACGATGAACACCCATTTTACCCAAGGGTATTGTGCAAAGAATGGCGCCAGGAATTTTTCCGAAGTAACCATGCTGGCTGCCGTGTAAGCCAGGACAGCGGAACCGATGTAGATGACGACCGGATAGCGCTCCATGACCTTCAGAATCATCGTGCTTCCCCATACCATGATCGGCACGCTAATGATCAAGCCGATGATGACCAGCAGGAAGTCACCGTGTGCAGCACCTGCGACAGCGATTACGTTATCGAGACCCATGACGGTGTCAGCAACGATAATCGTCCAGATCGCAGCGCCGAGGCTGCCGCTGGCTTTCATGTTCTCATGATTGTCTTCTTGGACCAGCAGCTTCAGGGAGATCCATACCAGGATCAATCCACCGACGAGCAGCAGACCAGGGATTTTCAACAACCAAACAACGGCCAAGGTAGCCAGAGCGCGTATGACAATTGCGCCGACCGTTCCCCAGATGATCGCTTTCTTTTGCTGATTCGCTGGGAGATTTCGCGCCGCCATCCCGATGACAATCGCATTGTCGCCGGCTAGCACCAAGTCAATGACGACGATGGCTAGTAGTGCGGACCAAAATTCAGGGGTAAACAATAGTTCCATGTCTCTCTTCCTCCTCGTCCTTGGAAAGTAAAAATCCTCCGGCCGTTTTCTTGATACCTCCTATAGTCTGTTATAAAGGGGGAAAAAGAAAACGACCTTTCCCTGGACAGGCAAAGGTCGTGAAACATACAAAAAAAGACCTTTACCTGTTAGGCAAAGGTCTTGCTTACAACATAAGGAACATGTTGCCAACATAGCCGGGGATTTCTCCCGTAATGACGACTATGTTGCGTAAAAGCTACTCCCCTTTGGAGATATCCACTTGTATTATCATACTACTTCGAGGATTTTGATGTGTCAATAGGGTACATGTTTTTTTTGCGGAAAAGGCACCCTAGTAGATACGGAAGACGAAGGGAGGTCTGTCAGCGTGGATGAACTTCGGCGCAGTCGCCTGTTTGCTGCGGCCATTTGGCTCACCATTCTGTTGATCATTGGCAATCTGCTATGGCTGCTCCGACCTGTCTTGTCCGAGCTGTTTCATTTGCTGGAGGAAGTCCTGGTGCCTGTTGTGGTTGGACTGATTATCGCCTACCTGCTTCATCCGATCGTGCAGGTGTTGGAGCGTCGTCGGATGCCGCGGCTCATGGCTGTTTTGCTCATTTACGGCTCTTTTGTTCTCATCATAGCGATTGCGGTCGTGAATGCCATCCCGATTTTTACCAAGCAGCTGGTAGAGCTCTCAGATGATTTGCCGAGGCTCTCGGAGTGGTATTACAAATGGATGAGCGAATGGGAAGCCCATAAATACTTTTTGCCGGATAGCATTTCGCATGGCGTGGATCGGGTGATTATCCAGTCGCATGAGAACGTCTCCCACACCGTTACCCAACTCGTGAACAACGCCCGCAATTCAGTCGGGAAAGTGCTTGCGTACGCCGTCGTGCCGTTCATCGCCTTCTATTTATTGAAGGACATGAAAGAGCTGCATGAAGCGGGGATGTCGTTCGTCCCGCGAGCGTACCGCAAACAAGTGCTATCGGTGCTGCGAGATATCAATGAATCGCTCGGAAATTACATACATGGACAAATGATGGTGGCCATCATCGTCGGAGTGTTTGCCTACATCGGCTACTGGCTGATTGGCATGCCCTATCCATTTGTCCTCGCTTCCTTTGTCTGTCTGACGAACATCATCCCGTACATTGGCCCTCTGATCGGGGCGGGACCGGCTGTCATTGTCGCATTGACCATTTCGACAAAAATGCTTTTGTTCGTACTCGCCGTCAACGTCGTCATTCAGGTAGTAGAAGGAAACATCCTATCCCCGAATATTGTCGGGCGTTCCCTTCATTTGCATCCGCTGCTCATCATCATGGCTTTGCTCGCTGGGGAAGCGATCGGGGGGATTATCGGGCTGATTGTGGCGGTCCCGCTGCTCGCCGTATGCAAAGTCATTATCAGCCGAGTGGCGCTCATGATGCATGAAAGTTGACAGTGATCGCCAAAAAAATTTATAATACGAACAAAGCAATACAGGTTTGGATCAATGAGGGAACGAGTATGTTGCAGCCCTTCTACAGAGAGGACGCTCCACGGTTGAGAGAGCGGCCAGAAGAAGTGCGACAGAAGGCTACTCCTAAGACCGGGCAAAAACCGGCGGCTTGGCACCGTTAAAGGCCGTAAAGCGACAGGCATTGGCTTTGGTTTAACGCATCAAGGGCCTGTAAGCAGGGTGGTACCGCGAGAAAAACAGTTCTCGTCCCTGAGGGGATGGGGGCTTTTTTTATTTTTCATTAGAGGAGAATGTAAATGAAGAAACTGACAGGCAATCAAATCCGCCGCATGTTCTTGGACTTCTTTGTTGAAAAAGGACATCGTATTGAGCCAAGCGCTCCCTTGGTTCCCATCGACGATCCATCGCTGCTGTGGATCAACAGTGGCGTAGCGACCCTCAAGAAGTACTTTGACGGCCGCATCATTCCAGACAACCCGCGCATCACCAACTCGCAAAAATCCATTCGTACCAACGATATCGAAAACGTAGGCCGCACTGCTCGCCACCATACGTTCTTTGAGATGCTGGGGAACTTCTCCATCGGCGACTATTTCAAAGAGGAAGCCATTGAGTGGGCATGGGAATTCTTGACCAGTCCAAAATGGATCGGCTTTGATCCAGAGCTGCTCTCCGTCACGATTCACCCGGAAGACGAAGAAGCATATGAGTACTGGAACAAAAAAATCGGCGTTCCTGCTGAGCGCATCGTGAAGCTGGAAGGCAACTTCTGGGACATCGGGGAAGGTCCGAGCGGTCCGAACACGGAAATCTTCTACGATCGCGGCGAAGCATTCGGAAACGATCCGAATGATCCTGAGCTGTACCCTGGCGGCGAAAATGAACGCTATCTGGAAGTGTGGAACCTGGTGTTCTCCCAGTTCAACCACAATCCGGACGGCACCTACACGCCATTGCCGAAGAAAAACATCGATACCGGGATGGGTCTCGAGCGCATGGCTTCGATCATCCAAGGCGTGGACAACAACTTCGAAACAGACCTGTTGTTCCCGCTGATCGAAGAAACGAGCAAAATCTCCGGTGTGGCATACAAAACAAGCCCTGAGATGGACGTCGCGCTGAAAGTGATCGCAGACCACGCACGTACGGTGGCCTTTGCCATCGGGGACGGTGCATTGCCTTCCAACGAAGGTCGCGGCTATGTCATCCGTCGCTTGCTGCGTCGCGCTGTGCGCATGGGGAAAAAGTTGGGCGTGGAAAAGCCGTTCCTCTACAGCCTGACTGAAACAGTGGGCACAATGATGGGCGAATTCTACCCAGAAGTGGTGCAAAAACGCGAATTCATCGAAAAAGTCATTCGTGCGGAAGAAGAGCGCTTCCACGAGACTTTGAACGATGGATTGGCTATCCTCTCCGAAATGGTGAAGAATGCCAAAGCGGAAGGCAAAGCACAGCTTTCCGGTCAAGACGTGTTCAAAATGTACGATACGTACGGATTCCCGGTTGACCTGACAGAAGACTTTGCGGACGAGCAAGGATTGACTGTAGATCGCGATGGCTTCGATCAAGCGATGGAAGAACAGCGTGAACGCGCGCGCGCAGCTCGTCAGGATGTGGACAGCATGCAGATTCAGGGCGGTCCATTGTCCGAGCTGACGGTTACGAGCGAATTTGTTGGTTATACTGAATTGGTAGCAACAGGTAAAGTGGAAGCGATCATTTTCGACAACCAACTGACAGACGAGGCAGAAGAAGGACAGACGGTTCAAGTCGTCCTGAGCCGGACACCGTTCTATGCAGAGAG of Brevibacillus choshinensis contains these proteins:
- a CDS encoding cysteine desulfurase family protein, which codes for MSDMMYFDHAATTPVHHRVVEAMTPYLTQVFGNPSSVHGFGREARKALEAARDQIAAFMDADPQSLIFTGSGTEADNLAIIGGAMAQKERGRHVITSQVEHHAVLHACEYLEQAGFEVTYLPVDETGSVRLADLKEAIRPDTVLVSIMYGNNEVGTIQPIEEIGAFLREKGIIFHTDAVQAFGVLPVRVRQLPVDMLSVSAHKINGPKGVGALYVAKKVPLSPIMHGGSQERKRRAGTENLAGIVGFAEATRVTSEEMDDRVSKYRRMKEEMEAVWKEAGIAYQINGHPERVLPHVFNVSFIGVHTETMLMNLDLVRIAASSGSACTSGSLELSHVLTAMNLDESIATSAIRFSFGITNTIEEAKKAAQAVASIVKRLVK
- a CDS encoding methyl-accepting chemotaxis protein, with product MFIKGISIRFKLVITILIITMVPLMTVGYLQFENARKAVYELTVTDLQYITDMKTRELAPYTQDASVFEGNKQKISEIIGEVAERYYKPNGMNGYAYIIDAQGVAIVHPDPSVQNTSLAQEEFTKEILAKKKGWLEYDFQGATKLTVFEELPNGWILVIGSFQNDLLKTIESSRMLMFLLNLASAIIALVVGIFIVNKLVRPLKELVAVMKEAESGNLTGVVQVRSRDEIGALSAMYNEMMGGFRRMLQEVQHVSQQVAASSEELTASASESARASEQISAASSEIASGSDQQKRAVLDTTHFLHRIGNDIGEIAESTDHVSTDASQAFQLAKGGEGKLKKLVEEMDQITSHVRQTEQVIRELGLQSEKIMGIITIIRQISDQTNLLALNAAIEAARAGEQGRSFAVVAQEVRKLAEQSGQAAEEIASLIHTTHQEIRDAVTAMEATTEAVQEGRGGVASAGESFQQILIAVQDVSNQVNRMNEAARAIHHDTEKLVGNADHIASLADTAARDTQEVAAASEEQTATTEEMTAAAETLAEMAERLSEQVKRFTI
- a CDS encoding PRC-barrel domain-containing protein, producing the protein MRKAMDVVGLPVVCLQTGETIGTARDILCDSTWHVRGVLLSEQGWFHSGTYIPAERIHAVGESCLTVSGKDAITPLPHLAGLQPVGFVTGKTKLKGKAVITASGELLGRLEDVYFSANWEKLVGYELSNGWIADVTEGRKRLPAPYSVIVGEENLIVPDFCS
- a CDS encoding TerC family protein, producing MELLFTPEFWSALLAIVVIDLVLAGDNAIVIGMAARNLPANQQKKAIIWGTVGAIVIRALATLAVVWLLKIPGLLLVGGLILVWISLKLLVQEDNHENMKASGSLGAAIWTIIVADTVMGLDNVIAVAGAAHGDFLLVIIGLIISVPIMVWGSTMILKVMERYPVVIYIGSAVLAYTAASMVTSEKFLAPFFAQYPWVKWVFIVAVVVGVLLTGRMKSQKQKRLAEQS
- a CDS encoding AI-2E family transporter, whose product is MDELRRSRLFAAAIWLTILLIIGNLLWLLRPVLSELFHLLEEVLVPVVVGLIIAYLLHPIVQVLERRRMPRLMAVLLIYGSFVLIIAIAVVNAIPIFTKQLVELSDDLPRLSEWYYKWMSEWEAHKYFLPDSISHGVDRVIIQSHENVSHTVTQLVNNARNSVGKVLAYAVVPFIAFYLLKDMKELHEAGMSFVPRAYRKQVLSVLRDINESLGNYIHGQMMVAIIVGVFAYIGYWLIGMPYPFVLASFVCLTNIIPYIGPLIGAGPAVIVALTISTKMLLFVLAVNVVIQVVEGNILSPNIVGRSLHLHPLLIIMALLAGEAIGGIIGLIVAVPLLAVCKVIISRVALMMHES
- the alaS gene encoding alanine--tRNA ligase; the protein is MKKLTGNQIRRMFLDFFVEKGHRIEPSAPLVPIDDPSLLWINSGVATLKKYFDGRIIPDNPRITNSQKSIRTNDIENVGRTARHHTFFEMLGNFSIGDYFKEEAIEWAWEFLTSPKWIGFDPELLSVTIHPEDEEAYEYWNKKIGVPAERIVKLEGNFWDIGEGPSGPNTEIFYDRGEAFGNDPNDPELYPGGENERYLEVWNLVFSQFNHNPDGTYTPLPKKNIDTGMGLERMASIIQGVDNNFETDLLFPLIEETSKISGVAYKTSPEMDVALKVIADHARTVAFAIGDGALPSNEGRGYVIRRLLRRAVRMGKKLGVEKPFLYSLTETVGTMMGEFYPEVVQKREFIEKVIRAEEERFHETLNDGLAILSEMVKNAKAEGKAQLSGQDVFKMYDTYGFPVDLTEDFADEQGLTVDRDGFDQAMEEQRERARAARQDVDSMQIQGGPLSELTVTSEFVGYTELVATGKVEAIIFDNQLTDEAEEGQTVQVVLSRTPFYAESGGQINDEGYLISDSVKARVTDVQKGPKGQNVHSVTVEAGTLRKGDEVRAEVNREARLAITKNHTATHLLHQALKDVLGTHVNQAGSLVAPERLRFDFTHISAITAEELERIEAIVNEKVWENLTVEIANKALAEAKAMGAMALFGEKYGDIVRVVKVGDYSLELCGGCHVNNTAEIGLFKLVSESGIGAGTRRIEAVTGRGAYQFLNQQFATLKEVANALKAPVIAEAPARVEGLQQQLKEAQRENESLRAKLGNIEAASLTDQLQQVDGMNVLAARVSAVDMDNLRGMVDELKNKLGSAVIVLGAVDGDKVNLVAGVTKDLMDQGIHAGKIIKEVASRCGGGGGGRPDMAQAGGKDPSKLQEALDAVAEFVKSQAVTK